The nucleotide sequence AATCCTGGAAGCCTTGCCATTGGTTGGATAACACCTGGATTCATGGAAAAGGGCGCAACAGATGACGGTGGTGGTGGAAATCCTTGAGTGCTCACTGGGGGTATTgggttttgcatggatggccgGAAAGATGGTGCTTGAGGTGGACCAAGTGGAAAGGAAGCCTGGGATACAGACCAACTATTGGGCCCTGGAGTGGGTGGAGAGGCTGGAACCCGGGCTCTGACAGGTTGAAAGGTAAAATCACCAGACACTGGGCGTGGGGGCCTCGGAGCTGCAATGGGTGGTGAAGCATTGACCGTACATGTTGCTGGTGTTACAGGGGTGAAACTAAGCATGCTCCCAGAAATGGCAACAGGTGGCGCAGGTCGTGGCTGTGGCGATGGCATGGGTGGCTGAGCTGGTCTCGGTGCCTGTCCAGCAGCTACCGATGGAAGGGAAACAGGTGCCCGTGCCGTTACCGGTGGCAGAGATTGAGAAGGAGCTGATGCTTGAGCCAAAACAGGGGTGGATGTGCtaactaatgcagcagtttgcGGAGCAGAAGGTGGACCTGGCATGGGAGATGGTGCAAGCACCAGCATGCCTGATGGTCTGGGTGCAGATGATTGAATTGGTGGAGGTATTGGAGCTGATGGAGGCATAGGTGCCTGTAATGGTGCTCCTGAAGTGGATGGAACCATTACTGATGTTGAAACAGGTCCTCTTGGGGGAGTTGTTGAAGAAAAAGcaggtggagaagaagaaggccgagAAGGAAACACAGCTGGAGGGGCAAAATTTGCTGGTGGAGGTCTACTGGGAACATTAGCCAGCTTATTTGGTACGGAAGGTACAGAAGCAATGACTGCTGGAGGCCAACTCGCCATGTTAGAAGGTATATTTGGTGCAGAAGGTGCCGAAGCAACAGGCGTTGCAGAAACAGCTGGCTGTGGCCTCATAGGTAGTGTCATTGAGGGAGGAGCCATCTGGGATGGCCTTTGAGTTGGCGGAACAAATCGGGGTGCAGTGGGCCATCCAGAGCTTCCAGGGGGGGCAGGAGATGTTAATGGCCTGTTGGAAAGTTGGACTGTGGGAGACATGGATGCTGGTTGTGGATTCACAGGCCGAGGTGGTCCTGGTGCTGGCATTGCTCCAAAAGGCATTGATTGAGAAGCGGAGAATGGAGGTGCAGTGGAAGCAGGCTGGGATTGCATAAGAGTATATGCTGGTGGGGGCTGCTGAGCTGGCATAGGAAGGCTTTGAGGTGTAGTAGCCTGGTTCAGAGGCTGTGGCATAGATTGCATAGCTAAATGAGGTCTAGAGGTAATAGCTGATGAGGACCTTGGAGTTGAGCCAAAGGGAGCAGTGTATCCAATTAATGGACCGACCCTGTAAGGATTGGCAGGAGATTGAAGAAAGCGAATAGGATTGCCAGGCAAAGGAGGAGGCATTAATCCAAAGGGTGGATGTGAGGGAGCATTAAATGACATAATTTGGTACCAAGGTGCAGGATTTGGTTGATACTGTGGAAGAGCAGGCTGAGCAGTCACCAGCACTGGTTGTGGAATACAATGAGGGACACCAGCCACAGGTGACATTATATAAGTAGAAGATGTCTCCTTCTGGTCTCCAGCAACAGAGGTAGAATTTGTTGAAACAACTGCGGAGCTACCCTGAGAAGAATACGAATGGTTTATGCAGATATAGTACTTGGAAAATCCTTTCAATATAAGAATCTTCAAAACAGTGAAACTCACAGATACTGGAGTTAGTAGCAGCTCAATCAGTGAAACAGCAGCATCAACTTTCTCATATGTGTCAGCTGAGACATTGACGTACAGCTCCTCATAAGCACCCTGGGCTTCAGGTATATCTGACTGCATAATTTCATGCTGAGGAAGGACAAATCAACTGTAAGGACAGTGATTTTATTAGTGTGTACACATGGAAGAAAGCACATCAGAGTAGAACGGAGACGGAAACAGTTCTTTCGATGCACATATTCTAATTGAAAGTTCTGCAGCGAAGTAAACTGAAGTTTCCTAAGAGATATCTGTTATATGTTTTAGATTGCTTACTGTCCCATGTTTAAAAAACAATTTTTTGCATGGcaggaaagaaaaacaaatatcTAAATTAAGATTTGCAATATCGATCGGTACCGGAGCGTACCGACTGCACCATATCATATCAGTACTGAACTGGTGTACGGTATAGAGGGTGTACAAACACTCAGTACACCGAACCAGCCTCGTACCAAGCTACCGACATGATAATAAGATAGTACCAGTACGAGTTCTGGTACCGAGATAGCGAATCTTGATCCAGATAATTATGAATGATTGAGGACTCGCTCGAAAAATTCTTACGTGATTCCTTTTGGAAATTGCATCTTCTAGGCATGTTAAATTCAGTCATACAACTACTGAAAACTTCAAAACATGATACATAATTTTCCAATTTTAAACATTGTTTCTGTAAGTGGCACAGAGCCACAAAGTTTAGAAGACCACCAGATGAGCAACAAAAAAGGAGCATATTCTTGTTCTACTCCTTGACCTTTCTTGTATATCTTGCTTTAGAATCTGGGAATAATCTTACTTATATATACAAGTTACCTTCTCTCCTATATCCTTTTTTGTTCCATATACCCGTATCTTAGCTCCTGTTTCCTGGTTTATATCAAAGACTTAAGTGTTAGAACCAATAAGAAATACAGTAAGAGATAATTTATTGTGTCAATTTTTTAAATGACAAGAAATAGCACAAGTTCTGGAAAATAGTCCATACCTCTTCCAAACGCTTCTGGGTATTGCTTTCAGGCCCCAATAGTAGTACAGTAAAGTTGTATCCTGGATATGCTTTAATCTGCAAATGcaataagaaaataaacaatgaaaatatGGAATTGTATAACATAGAGATATATCCAGATTTGGTTCTTCACAAGTTGAGGTGAGGTAGTTACATTGCTTAGCTAGGGACAAGACAAATACTTTCTATGATTTTGGTGATCCaatcggagagaaggaagattttcttcaacccGTTCAACTAGAATCTCTTAGAAGATAACTAGAAGAAGATAGAATATTATGAAAATAGAATTTAAGGCcccttctttttaattaatcattaaAAAATTGAGGTACATAGCCTGTATTTATAATGTAAGGTCCACCCTAACACAATTAAGGTCGGATTCCTCTTCATAATCCTAGTAGAACTCCTTTTTCCTAAAATAGACATCTCTAGTAGAAATCTTTTAGAAAAAGCTAAAAATCTCGAGGAGGTAGATTTCGACTTCTACATTAACTCTGCCTTCTGTCGCTCCATCGGATTCTTATCGGATAGAGAGCTACGTTCGATTAAAGTCTTACCCGAAATGGAAATTTTCGGTTTGACCGGCCTGTTTCGGAGTCTAAACGGTGAACTGTTTTGGAGTCtaaatagtaaaattttatccCAACTCAACCTCCAAGCTGTAGATCTCGAAAAGATACCAAATTTCACAGAAACAATTATCTCAATCGGGCATCGTATGACTAAGTTATAGCCTTCGAAAATTTGGCTTGCGACTCGACTTTCCGATACGGCGGATCTCGCTCTTAGACTTTGTCCAGCCCCGCTCGTAGCGGTTAAAGTGACCCACATCAAGTCTGAGGATCCTCTTGGATCATTTGGATATAGAACTCTGTATCTCGACAAATAAAATGTTGAACAGGATACAAACTCTTATAATCATTAATTTAAATGGAACTAGATTCTTTAACTCTTGCATTACTATAGATGCAAATATTCAGAATCAATCGCCCCATCATTTTCTCTTTACTAGTAATGCAAATGctgatatattatatttaaataataaatataagccAAACttattataaatacaaaaacaaGCATTATCCCATCTTTTTAAGATTAATCTTATGGACTATCCTTTGCCACTGCTTAATCCTAGGTTAATTTCCCAAGTACAAAAAGTGTACTTATTATACATACAAAAACAAGCATTATCCCATCTTTTTAAGATTAATCTTATGGATTATCAGCTCACCAACCTATGTTTTAGTCTTTTTGGGACTTTCCCTCATCTTTTAACCTTTCAGCCAATCTCCAGCTTCCATCACCAATGCACTGATCTTATGTAGACATTATGCATGTCCAGACTATTCTGAATACTAATATTCTTTAATGTGCTAATTTAATTTTTATCCTTGCTGCATTCTACCACATGACAATGTGAAATCTATGGTCACTATGATACCAGTTGCAATTTTACAATGTTACTAAATCAAATTTACTACTTAAGCTGATGCAAAAGCAAGTAGATGAACGAATGCTACATTTTCATTCAAATACTAATACTAGTACTAATACAAAACAAAGACATTCATTTGGGGGCAAAAATACTAATAGCATGGAAGTACAAAAAGAAATGCAGAACACAAATGTCCTTATGCTCAATGAAGACAAAACCAAAATGTTAAGTTTGTTAATTTACAAAACCTGAATGCTGGAACAACGGATGCACCATCAACTGGCAAATCAAACAAATGAATAAAACATCATTAGAACAAAGCAAAAACACAATAATGGCCGGCGAGAAAATCTTAGCAAGTCGACAAAGAAGTTCAAGAAACCAATGCAAAACAATACAGCAAGAACATAACCATTGTACAATGAAAGAGCATAACTCTCAGCAGAAGGAAGCTTATCAAATATCTCCCCATGAATGCAATTATCTAAAATACTTGcttctttacatccatttagtCTTTAGAGTCTCTTAAACCCAAGAGATCTTAAAAGGTTGCTCCCTAGTTGCATGAGCTTAAAATGCCACAATCATTACCGTAAGCATTTCTTCCTGCTAATCGGTCCTCTTAAGTTTGATGCTGGAACATCTtgcctaaaaaatatttttaaacaaATCTAATATGAAAATTAAGAGCTATAAAAAACACATGATTATGCAAAAGTTAGACGTTGACATGGCCCAATGTCAAAAAGCAAAGGATGAAAAGGAATACATGAATAGTGGATTTCTTTGTTTTGATTGGAGGGTCATGCAGCAAAGAGGCTTAACGTTTCCACATTGCCAATGGAGGTAAATTGTATCATCATGTAAAGAATTGAACTTATATACCCTTGAGTGCCCTTTCTGTGATCTTAACCCAGAAAAGAACAAAGGAACTGATAAATGTTTAGAGATGATTTGTGAATCAACTGAAAGTCTATGGGAGAACCTAGCAGCACATAAACTACGTGCAATGGTACATTTATCATCTAAATAGTAGCGATTGTAAGTACAATGACACTAGAAAACATTCTACTAAATGCATAAAATCTGTTActgatcaaaatattttattgCATGCAAAAATCTATAACTGATCGTAGTTGTGGTGTAACCTTACGACTAAAGAGCATAGCTTGGCAAACACATCATAGAATTGACTAAGAAAGTGCACAATATCAAGCAAGCCATAGTACACCATAATCATACTTACTGGAATAGGAACTTTAGCTTCTTTCAGCAATGGCTTATAATCTGCTGGAGCTTTATAGCTAGGATTTAGACGTAATATTTCACCTGAAAACAAACAATGTGCAATTAGAGAATACTAAAGAAAATATAAGaatttcttttaaaataaaatgggGCACAAATAAAGAGGTCCTTAAAAAAATGGGCGGTCTAGTACACGAAGCTCCCACCACTGGAGATCTATGGAGGGTCAGATGTATGCAGCTTTGCACCCGCGTATGGAGAGGCCGATTCCATGTTTTGAACCCTTGACCTCCAGGTCAAGGCAAGCAACCTTACTGTTGCACTAAGGCTTACCCTCACCAAGAATAAAATGGTCCTAAAGATAcctaaatcaattaattcttaaAAAATGTTTACCAATAATTTCTCGTCTTTCCAATTCCAAGAGCTCATGCTTCTGGGACTGCAGAGTTCAGAGGTGAACACTTAACCAATTGAGATCACAGTAGATATCAAATAGATGAGACTTCCTATTTATCGACAAATGAATCATCAGACGGTCCTCTACAGATGATTCAAAGAATGGTAAAGTtttgaccaagacaagaagtacAGGGAAAAAAAATACAGCTACAGTGGTACCTCATTGTCAACCTTGTGGCTAGCAGAATCATGGTTTGAAGTATGCTTTGGTGACTGAGAACCTTGATTATCTCCAATCTCCAGAGCTCCAGATTTGAGTTGTTGGGTGATTTGCTCCAGTCGAGCCTGCTCAGTCAGTAATATCACTTAATGCAACCTGGAATTGGAAGCTTCCTAATGTGAGAAATTCACAAGAAAAGTTCTTGCATTTTATTGCCTAGAGGGAATGGGAAGTCTCCCATTGACACAGGCGAAGTGTTTTCCTTCCCATGAACCAGAATGATGCTTGTTATTTGTTAGAATATTCAAGCCTCAACGAACAAACTACAGAATTTGCATGTCTATTTTCATTGTTAACTCTTAAGTCACAAAGTGCTATAAATTAGTTATATGAAACTTGACGATCATATGATGTATCGAATAGCTTAATATTGACAAACCAATATCAGtcgaaaaataaagaaagccaGTTATAGATATTTCGAGTCGAGCAAGGTCATCGTCTTTCTGCTGATCAGCTTTTCAGAAGATGAGCTTGATTTATGGAAACCCTCAATACAGAGGAAGCCTCTTAATCTAGGCCTTTCTATACTTTCTCCACAGAAGATGGAAATAGGGTATTTCTTAGTTTATTTTTTAACGCACCTGATATGCTAAAGCTCTTCCTTTCCTGACAGCAGCATCTAGCATTACATCAGCACCCCATTTTGTTTTTCTCTGAACTTGTTTAGTGCTTTCATCTTTAACAGTGTTGCCACCTTCCGATTTTCCACCACCTCGGAAGATGGGAACCAATGAACCCGACAGCTTattttttggtatgacaaatcCAGATTTTGCCCCAAACATGGAAACCTTAGGATTACTTGCTGGAACGGTAGATGACGTAGACATTGAAGTAGTAGACTGCAGACGGCGAGATTCAACAGAAGAAGAT is from Phoenix dactylifera cultivar Barhee BC4 chromosome 18, palm_55x_up_171113_PBpolish2nd_filt_p, whole genome shotgun sequence and encodes:
- the LOC103723737 gene encoding extensin-like — its product is MATKVDPSSSVESRRLQSTTSMSTSSTVPASNPKVSMFGAKSGFVIPKNKLSGSLVPIFRGGGKSEGGNTVKDESTKQVQRKTKWGADVMLDAAVRKGRALAYQARLEQITQQLKSGALEIGDNQGSQSPKHTSNHDSASHKVDNESQKHELLELERREIIGEILRLNPSYKAPADYKPLLKEAKVPIPIKAYPGYNFTVLLLGPESNTQKRLEEETGAKIRVYGTKKDIGEKHEIMQSDIPEAQGAYEELYVNVSADTYEKVDAAVSLIELLLTPVSGSSAVVSTNSTSVAGDQKETSSTYIMSPVAGVPHCIPQPVLVTAQPALPQYQPNPAPWYQIMSFNAPSHPPFGLMPPPLPGNPIRFLQSPANPYRVGPLIGYTAPFGSTPRSSSAITSRPHLAMQSMPQPLNQATTPQSLPMPAQQPPPAYTLMQSQPASTAPPFSASQSMPFGAMPAPGPPRPVNPQPASMSPTVQLSNRPLTSPAPPGSSGWPTAPRFVPPTQRPSQMAPPSMTLPMRPQPAVSATPVASAPSAPNIPSNMASWPPAVIASVPSVPNKLANVPSRPPPANFAPPAVFPSRPSSSPPAFSSTTPPRGPVSTSVMVPSTSGAPLQAPMPPSAPIPPPIQSSAPRPSGMLVLAPSPMPGPPSAPQTAALVSTSTPVLAQASAPSQSLPPVTARAPVSLPSVAAGQAPRPAQPPMPSPQPRPAPPVAISGSMLSFTPVTPATCTVNASPPIAAPRPPRPVSGDFTFQPVRARVPASPPTPGPNSWSVSQASFPLGPPQAPSFRPSMQNPIPPVSTQGFPPPPSSVAPFSMNPGVIQPMARLPGFPNPNPVLSLAPATEMGSPSFSMTPQASNMSGNMSARPIHFVQPHQNPLPPANRPSSLMMPNQQLGGSHPHFVAGKISSSPGGNQFYDPFSPTSISSAPTTQGGDPTKMRSTEPDAEYEDLMSSVGVK